The sequence below is a genomic window from Zymoseptoria tritici IPO323 chromosome 13, whole genome shotgun sequence.
ttgttaggaaaggaCTCAGCTAACGCAGATCTTCCCAGTTCTCTTGCGCTCGCTCTGGATCCACCTCCGAGTATGCTGGGACGTCAAGGAGACGAAGGTCCTGAGATATGCGGCTCATGGCGTTGGCATTGCTTTGCCAATACTCTTCCTCGGCCTCAGCCTGGGGATCACGGGCATCTCCTATCGTCTCTCCACCACTTGCGTACCCAACGACCGCTATTCCTTTCTGACCTGGTTCGGCTGGCTGACAGCTTTCGGCTGCTTGGCGACTCTCATCCAGATTgtcaccatcttcttctgTCTCTGGGTCTACCTCCGAGCTTTCTTCCGTCCTGGCGGCGAAAGCACTTTACAAAGTACGGCGGGGTCCACTATCGGCAAGTCGGCGATGGAGATCGATGCGCCACCGCGGAAGAAAGTCGCCTGGAAGAGAGTCAAGTCAGTGCTGAAGTCTCAATGGCGTAGCATCTTGCTCTGCATTGTCGTGGCCGTCTCCACCATCTTCTACGGTACTGTCTTTATCGCCACAGGAAAGGTGGCCGGAACTACCAATAAGAACAGCAAGGAGCTGCAAGAATGGGCTCTTTGCCTGGTGCTGAACGGTGGCGACAAGACACCATGTGGAAGTGTTGCGCCCATTATCGGCATCAACGAGGATGCCGTCCGCGCTGTGTGGCCCATTGCTGGCGTAGGTCGAACGATTATCCCCTCGCAGTTCCCATGCTAACTATCCTCCCAGCTCACCGGAACGTTGACTTTCATTCTCATGATCCGCAGAGACATGCTCACGGGCTGGTGGCACATCATCCGATACCGCAAACGCCAAGGCAgcgtcggcgaagaaggctttCTGGTCGCTCCGTTCATGACACGAAGCGCAGCGAAACCACTCGACTCGGAGAGCAAGCACGAGAAAGAGATGGATAATACCCAGCCTCCTATGTACACGCCACATCCGGATGTTGGGAGACCTTTTACGCCGGTCTCGCCGCTTTTGCCGCTGAGTGCCACACAGCAGCAGACTGGAGGTATCAACTGGGAGCAGAGCAGCAAGCCGCGAGCTGGGAGTCCGTATCGTGCTGGCGAGTTGTCGCCGGCGCATTTGCAGGAGAGGAGGTTGGCTCCGGAGTGAATGCGAGTCACGCGGAAGACCAGTCGTTTTAATGTTTTGGACAAAGTAATACTTAATATGTTCAGCAACGATGCTTTGAATGTGCAAGTTATGTCTTCTTGTGGCCTGCTTGAATCGAGCGGTTGTCAGTCTTCTCACATGATGCAGTTATCCTGCATAACTCTCAGCAGGTGCATTGCTGAGTAGAGCGACTTCGAATCAGGCAACAATGCGAAAGATGGGAGTGTAGGTGTTGAAATTCCGATCCTATTCAAGCATCTCCCACAGATACACCTCTCACAAACTCTGCTTGCCCAAAATCTTGTTCGGCAATAATGCCGTCGTAACGACACATCCCAGTGTAATCCCACCTGCGAAATACAACACCTTCCTAACCGCATCCTCATTCCGCACTCCCTCCTCCGGCAGGATATTCTGAGCAATCAACGGGCTCAGAATCGAGAACAATCTGCCCCAGAAACTTGCAATACCACACGCTGTGCCTCTCACGGGCGCCGGAAACACTTCGGGCGTCCACCCGTACAGCACAGCATTGAACATGGACTGGAAAAAGTACTCCATAGTGTTGAGCCCGATGTTGGAAGCTTGGCTGTTCGCTGCGCtgaagaggaagatcgaAACGCCCATCAGCGCGGAAGAGATCATCATGGTCAGTTTCCGTCCGACGTGCGGCATGCCGTACATGAAAGCGCCGATGGCGACACCGACGATGCCTGGCGTGTAAATTGCCATGTAGGAGCGGTATGTgaattcgaggtcgaggtTGATTTTCGCATTTTTGGtggcgaggatgagaggAAGATACGTTCCTAAAAGAGTGTGTTAGTCGAGACCGAAGTCACGGCGAGGCTGCAGTGAAACTGAGCGACTCACCAGCCAGCGTGAAGCCCGAAGCGTCGCAGATATATGTCAGCCAGACGAGAATCGTCAGGCGAGTCATTTGCCAGTCCGAAAAGAGACGCTTGTATCTCGACATCTCGGCGCCAAAGTTTTGGCGTATGGAAGATGGCTTCTTGGCTCCGTCGAAATATTCAGACGAGGAATCTTCTTGATCCAAAGCATCAAAGTCGGAAAGCGAGATTCCACACGATCTGCCGTTGGTGTTGGCAACGTTCTCCAGGACGGTGATTGCTTTCGCATTGTTGCCGCGATAGAGCAGATACTTTGGCGATTCCTGCATAGTGAAGACTATGAAGCGGGCGATGAACACGACCAGAGTGATGGCTCCAAGAGTGAACATCAGATACCGCCAGCCCATATTATCAGCTTTGCTGCAACATGGTGTTCCGTCTGCGACAGTCTTGCACGACGGTAAGGGATCAGCTTCGCTAAAGTTTGGCTCGCAAGAGTAGTTCGGAATGAAGCCATAGGCGATAGCAGACGTAATGACGACTCCAATCGGCTGAAAGATGGACAGCAATGCCAGCAGGAAGCGCTTGTTCTGAGGGATGAATTCCAGGCAGATGGTCGTGTCGATCGGGATGTTACCTCCAATACCGAAACCGACAAAAGCCGTGACAACCAGGAACGAGGTGTAAGTGTTGCAGCCTCCCAGTGCCATGCCGAAGACGCCACTGATCAGCACTGTTAGGTTGAACGCCCACTTTCGGCCGATAATGTCTACGAGCACGCCCCATGTGAACGCGCCCGCCGTGAGACCGGAGGAGAACGCGATTGATATATTTCCGGATTCTTGGCCACCGAAGCCCAACTCCTGTTGCAGCGGGCCTAGGACCAGACCAAATGCTTGCGCCCATAGCAAATCGATGAGGTATCCGAAACCGCACAACAGCCAGATGTACCACTGATAGCGGCCCATGCCATGGCTGTCGATCTCGGCATTGATGAGCAGACACTTTTTATCGTACGACGACATCCTGGTCTGCGGCAGCGAGTCGTCGCCAAAGGTTCTTGATGGGTTCCTGGTTGTTCGATGTGATGAAACAGAAGAGAAAGTGTTTCGTGCTGTGGTGTTCTGCTGCAGATCGTCCTCGTGCAGCAGTGGCACGCAGGAATCATTCCGTGCCATGCCTCAGGTAATGATGACGAGTGGGCAGCCCTCGCTTCGCCAGCTACGAAGCAGGGAAAACTTTGTGGGACGGCGTGGAAAAGAAAAGCAAGAGgatagaagaggagatgatTTGCAGTGGTACTGGAGCGGCTAGCGTGCCGTGTATCTctgccttgctgctgggcaCTCTTGTTGTTCTCGAGGCGATTGCGGATTACGCATGTCTTCTTCTGATTGCGTGAAGTAGCATTCAGCTTCTTGGAATGTGTCTAAAAGAACCCCAAATGAGCAGGAATGGCACGATGGATCATACTCGAAAGTATGTTCGAGGATACCATCTCTGGGCATTTTCGAATCTTGATCTTCAGGATCGAGTCATGTCGTCACGCGAACATGCACGGACCAGCATAATAGATTGAGTTGCGGGGAACGGAGCTGTTCCCGTCCGATCGTGTTGACGGGAATAACTGGTTGGTCACGAGTGATGAACGAGGACTGAGTACCATTGGTCTTATCTATGTCTTCTAGATCTGGATCTGGATCATTCAAGCTGAGGGCGGTAAGGAAATCTGTATACTCCGTGAAATCGAGTTAACGCTGTGTCGAGTAGCAACTCTCACACGACACTCCCAACCTGTTCcgtccacctcctcttcGGTCTCGTGAGAGCAAGATGCCACGCCGATATCGCGCCCAGCGCCAGCAGTGATGGAaacacaacaacagcaaATGTCTCGTTGATCGCGTTCCGCTTTTTGTAGTtcatcgactccgacaaagCTTTCATCGAAGCCGCCAATGTCAAGTACACCCATCCACCACACCATGCGTATTCTGGCATCGTCAATCCAGGTCGCGCGCCGCGATCGAATGGGTTACCCCATGAGTTGTTGAACATGGTGAACAAGCTCCAGATATGGATCGCCGGTTTCGTTAAGCTGTAGAAGATGTATGACGGGAAAAGGTAAACGAGGTCGGTCCATGGGATGCGGTCTGCGGCTGTGAGGAGAGTGTATATCAATTCCACGAGGAGAGAAACAGCGAGGTCGTATTCGGATAGTCGGAGGAACCGTTCTCCCGTGAGGACGAACCATACCAGGTATGCACATGCCACGAAGGGCATCAACATGTCTTTCATGACGTACATGGTGAAGTAAGGGTTCATCGTTGTGTAAAGGCCATGCGATGACAGACGTTGGAAGTGTGTGCCTCTTGACCAGCGCAGTTGTTGTTTGAACCAGCCCGCCAGACTTGTGGGTACGTCGGTCCAGACCACGGCGTGAGGAACATAGTATATCTCCCAACCGGCGTGCAGAAGCTTGGCCGTGAGATCACGGTCTTCGTTCGTGACGCATCGTCGACCCCAGGCTGAGGCGGAGTACCAGGTGATGAGGACTTGTTCAAGAGCAGTGGCTCGGAAGGCACAGGACGGTCCGGGTTGACATTCGAGGAAGCCGGTGGCGGCGGTTTGCGTTCGAGAAACGTCTTGATCAAACCACCACTTGAGCGATTGTAGCTTGCAGAGAAATGATTGGTTCGACTTCCATGTGCTGATCCGTCCGCTGGCGCCGCCGGCTTGTGGCCTTGGACGCAGAGAGGCGACAACTTGATCGATGGTCTGAGGAGCGACGACCGTATCAGAGTCGCAGCTGAAGAGGAATGGGACCTGCTTCGCTCGAGCCATGACAATGCCGGCAAGGAATGTGGTGAGAAGAATGGCCTTCTTGTTGCGATGTGGTTGGTAGATGCAGATGGCGTCGATTGTGCATAGCTGCGAGCGGTCGATACCAAGCTGGGTTGTAATCTGTGTCTCGACTATAGAGAGCAGCTGGTCGATGTTCGCCGCGATGGCAGACTCTGCATCCAGCAGTGCATCACCGACTGGGGTGTCGAGATGTATCGGAGGTGGAGCATCCGGAAACACCTGTTGATTGAGGTCAGTCAAATAAGAAGTAGAAACGACGCACAGGCAATACTGACATCTCCAAACACTCCAAGCATTGGCATGTCTTCAGTAGTGTCTCCGTCGACGCCAACGACTACCGCGCAGACATCAGAAGCCTTCAGTGCCTCGAGACATCTTTCGAAgatgtcttcctcttctcgccATCCAACAGCGCATCCGACTGTGTCCTTCGAGGTCTGCTTTTCCAGAATGACGGCTTCAGGATCGTGGTCGTTCTTCTTGCGAGAAGCAAAGAGACGATCGTAAATGGCGATGAGGATCTCTCCAGAGCGGATCCACGTGCCAGGAAATCTGAAGGAAATAAACACGCCTGCTACAGCAGAGCATAAAACGATTGTAGTAAGGACGTTGAAGACTTGCCGAATCAAAGTGGCAGAAGATGGTTGAGGCATGATAGAAAAGCTGATGATAGAAGAGCTGATGAGAGATGCAAGTCTTCACAATAGTGCGACTTCCCGAGCACATATGTACTGCCCAAACCCGGCTCATGGTTTCGCCTGCGCAAACCAACTTGGCTTCGACCTCTACCTGATGCTCGGCATCTCCGAGACTCTCGGTGGCGCTGTCGATGAGTTCGGGTTTAAGACTGCTGATCCGTATCGGAACAGACCATTGAGGAGTATCGCCAGGTCATGTCCGAGTTGCGGGCGAAGAAACCAGATCTAGGATGCCTGTCGATCTGCCACTTCGATGCACGAACCCGCGACTGCATTGGGGGCGCTGTGCGTGTATCGGGACTATCCTTCGAAGGGCCTCAACCTAGGCTCGTGAATGGTCGGAGTCGCCTTCACTCTGCAGACTCCTCGCCTGGTTCGGGCCTAAGGGTCGATCCCACGATCATTGGTCGCCGTCATGCCAAGCGTGCTTTCCAGAAATGCACTACGCTCAGACGAGATCGCGCGCCGCACATGGTGTGTCCAAGGATGCTCATGCAAAAGGTCAAGTGTGGTGTTGAACAGGAGGTCAATGCACTCTCGTGTCGGCGAGCCCGCAGAATCGCGCTAGGATATAGGCGGCGCCTGCCGTGCGGCACTCCCGGCGTGCTGAATTTAGCCGGCGCTAGGACTTCATCACTTCCCAAGGGTCAAggtcttcctctctctctttcttcATCGCGATGTCCAAGACGCATGACGACCCTTCATCCCTTTTCCGATACTGCTTGATGAGAATACATTGGCCACGATGCACGGATCATAGTCGCCACGGCAAAAGCATGGTTTGCGGTGATCAACCCGCTACAGTTCGTGCTAGCGATACAGGCATGGCAGCATCTAAGCCACGCTACAGGTCTCAAGAACATACGTGATTGAGTTCTCACGGATGATCCCTTACATGTGGCTGATCTCGCCTCTCACTCGACCAGATGCACGCCCAGGCCTGGGCCCTGGCAATCACAAGGTTCCGGACCGCTCATCGCTGAGACCATGTGGCATCGCTTTCAGCCGATGAATGCCTGCAGTCAGAAGGTTTTTTGGGTTTGAACGTTGATGTATTTCTGTCCTGAGGCTCAGGAAGGACTGCAAATGGTACGGGCGATCGTTGTGCCTCGAGCATACGAACGTACGCCTGCAAAGAAGGCGATGATGCGGCGAAAGGAATCGCCACACGACTTGAAGAGAGTCTCTGAAAGCAGACGTCGTACTTATCCTACCGCGCAGCGACTTTTCAAGTGCAGTACAATCACCGAAGTTTGACCAAATACAGATTCCACCACCCAAACCCGAAAATGACCAGAAGCAAAGCGTTTGCAGTCTTCACAACGGCAGTGATACTGTGGTATGTGGTCGCATCAGACTCATCATACCAAGAAGCGCTCTACTTACACGGTCTAGCATATGTTACAAGACGTTCATCAGCTTTCAACACTATCGTTTGTGGGAGCATGGATCAACATCGCCAGGTCAGTCTTTATGTTGATCTCCCGAGTCACAATGTTCTGACGACAAAAACAGGAATGGCAGTGGGCTGCAGTAGCTCGCCGAAGCACGTTGCTCTCACGTTCGATGACGGCCCATCGCCTCATACCAGCAAAGTCTTGAAAACGCTGGCCGAGGCCAACGTTACCGCCACGTTCTTCGTTGCAGGCGCTTCGGATGAAGAATACTCGCTCGTCGAAAAGACAAGGTGGCTTGTGGAAATCCAGGCTTCCGGACATCAAGTTGAGTCGCATACGTGGGTGAACCCGGCGATGATGAATACCGAAGCACGATCTAACGCAACGCAGATGGAAACACTTCAATCTCTCGGACGCGGCTCCAAAGGACATTGAGGACAATGTGGTAGGCAACGAACCCAGATTCTGCATGGAAATTGCTGACCTTGCATCTAGAACATCAACGAGCAGTGGATGATCCAGACAACCGGTCACCGCCCGCGATACCTGCGACCACCCTTTGGCGAGTGCGATAAAGTATGCCTGACTACACTTCATCGCATGGGTTATCGTGTGGTCAGGTGGAACCTCGACCCGCAGTGGAGTGTCGAGCGACAGCGTTGGGTTAATCTCTACACCGAGCTCGAGGAGTCCACAAACACACTGTGGCAGTATCCCATACACGAAGTCTGGTCGACTTTAGGTCCTGTCGTCCTCATGCACGCTAATATTCCGGGAACAGCGGAGACTCTTCTCCCCGAAGTTCTCGCATTCTACAAGAAAAAAGGGTACAAGTTTGTCTCGATGACGGAATGTTTGGGCGGCCGTCAATGGTAGAAGCTGAGGTCCGCGACACGAAGTTACAATGTTTCCCACTCTCAAGCTCTCGTTTCTCGGGCTCACGTATGACGGCTAGACCGATTGACCTTGTCGGTGTTTGCGGCAGGGGAGCTTGAAGTTGAATTTTGGGGCGAAGATCCAGTTCCACAACAAAAGCAGGCGCCTGGTCGATGCTGTACGCTCAGACCTTCAACCTTGCCGCATCTACACGAGCTTGCAAGGTGTGTTCTCAATACAGTGTGGACCTTCCGCATTGGTATGTCTCGGCCTTGCCGgcgccgtcgccgccttgTGGCACGGACTTGCTTTGACCCGGTTGGGAGGCAGAAACCAGGTTGCTACCGGTCGAGGGATCAGATCAAATCGATCGTCAAGGGCACCGTCACGGTTTGTCGCAGCCCTAAGAGACCATGATCGTTCACGCATCTTCAAGAGAACCCATGGAGATGACCCCTTCTTCGGACAACACCCAAGGCAGTCTCTATACCGCTCGCTAACGGAACGTTGGCTTCTCTGGATCAACTACGGTCAACAGTCCACAAGGCTCGACTGGCCAGCTGCGGCCTACAGATTTCGATGGGATTGTTAGCGGCGCTGATGCAGACAGTCAAATGGGCTGGGCCCAGAACATTCTGCCCCTGCAATATCACGAGAATCCATGCCGAACTCTATGCGCATTAGACCACCCTCCGGTGAGAGTCAAAACTCAGCCCCTCGCATGGTTTGGGAAAATCTTCACGAACGCATCATGTCACTCGGCTGAGAGCGATCAATGCATGGCAGCCACAGGTGGCGCTGTTGGATGGGTCATGGCGGTGCAACAGCCACTGCGATGATGCTCTTCCTCGTATTCTACGTTTCCAGGAACTTTCGCTGCGAACGAGGCGCCGTGCGCTCATTTCTGCACTGTCCCAGTGCTATTCTCGCAGTCGCTCGGAGACCCCGAGAGATGTCTCGTTCGTAGTGGAGGTGGCTTTGCAACAGTCGATCCGACGGCGATCGTCCATGCGTTCCCAAAATTGTTTGCTGCGAGAGACGGCATGGCCTCCGTCGCACTCTATTGCCATGCTATTACCGTCGTCGCTCGTAGAACCCGTATGGAGGTTCCTCTCGGTGACGATCATAGCGCTGGCGGCTTTGCAAGAGTTGGTACGATGGCGCTCAGCCATATGTATCCAGGGCTGTTCGTTAGTTCTACGATGGCAGATACGCTCATCACTCAATTCACGTCATGATTCTTCCGCAATTTGCTCGCGAAACCCAACGATCGAGACGGGTGCTACGATGGAGCATTCTGTTGTTCGTGAGCTTCGCGGCAGTGGCCTCCATATTTGCCCTGCGAAAGAATGATCAGGAACGCTGGGCGGGCTTGACTACGGATCA
It includes:
- the MgCda1 gene encoding uncharacterized protein (Putative chitin deacetylase; in yeast together with Cda2p involved in the biosynthesis ascospore wall component, chitosan; required for proper rigidity of the ascospore wall), with translation MAVGCSSSPKHVALTFDDGPSPHTSKVLKTLAEANVTATFFVAGASDEEYSLVEKTRWLVEIQASGHQVESHTWKHFNLSDAAPKDIEDNVNINEQWMIQTTGHRPRYLRPPFGECDKVCLTTLHRMGYRVVRWNLDPQWSVERQRWVNLYTELEESTNTLWQYPIHEVWSTLGPVVLMHANIPGTAETLLPEVLAFYKKKGYKFVSMTECLGGRQW